Proteins from a genomic interval of Paenibacillus sp. FSL R5-0623:
- a CDS encoding DUF4261 domain-containing protein yields MTRIVLELEGEHVMGLFDKLRRRKKEKVPAGGAVESTNYSETIVGFVLLERDDCDFDLFIRNMKNEWDIEIEERPEEGNLFFEVNGMQVVCAHIAAPVPDREVEENAKLNILWREAEQVTSRHQSQIIVSVLNASNAIDGHVLFTQTASALLQLDHALAIYMAPLVVEASQYVETSRGIKHDELPVSLWIFIGLFQNAEGASAYTYGLRNFGKEEMEIMQSSESLSDVFEMMFMTTTYVVENDVTLHDGETLGFSAEQKLSISLSKGVATEGNSLKIGF; encoded by the coding sequence ATGACCAGAATCGTTCTGGAATTGGAAGGAGAACATGTCATGGGATTGTTTGACAAGCTTCGGCGGCGCAAAAAGGAGAAGGTACCTGCAGGTGGTGCTGTGGAATCGACTAATTACAGTGAAACCATCGTGGGTTTTGTCCTGCTGGAGCGTGACGATTGTGATTTTGATCTCTTCATCAGGAACATGAAGAACGAATGGGATATCGAGATTGAAGAACGGCCGGAGGAGGGCAATCTCTTTTTTGAGGTGAATGGGATGCAGGTGGTATGTGCTCACATTGCCGCGCCTGTACCCGACCGTGAAGTTGAGGAGAATGCCAAGCTAAACATCCTTTGGCGAGAAGCGGAGCAAGTTACCTCACGGCACCAGTCTCAGATTATTGTCTCTGTTCTGAACGCATCAAATGCTATTGATGGACATGTTCTGTTCACTCAAACAGCAAGTGCCTTATTACAGTTGGATCACGCGTTGGCCATATACATGGCACCACTTGTTGTTGAAGCCAGTCAATATGTCGAAACCAGCCGTGGGATCAAACATGATGAGTTGCCCGTCTCGCTCTGGATTTTCATCGGATTATTCCAAAATGCCGAAGGCGCTTCAGCTTACACTTACGGACTACGTAACTTTGGTAAAGAAGAGATGGAGATTATGCAATCGTCTGAATCCTTAAGCGATGTATTTGAGATGATGTTCATGACAACAACGTATGTGGTTGAAAACGACGTCACACTGCATGACGGGGAAACACTTGGTTTCTCGGCAGAACAAAAGCTGAGCATTTCCCTTTCCAAAGGTGTAGCTACGGAAGGCAACAGTTTGAAGATTGGCTTCTAA
- a CDS encoding DUF1304 domain-containing protein: MDKYINYISESKVFPLISIIFVALVAVEHFYIMVMEMFMWTRPRTMKTFNLTPEFAKSTKSLAANQGLYNGFLAAGLIWGLVYPDAAVGQHIQIFFLACVIIAALYGGATSSRSIIIKQGLPAIIALLLVLFL; encoded by the coding sequence ATGGACAAGTACATAAATTACATATCAGAAAGCAAGGTGTTTCCTTTGATTAGTATCATTTTTGTAGCTCTTGTAGCTGTCGAACACTTCTATATCATGGTGATGGAGATGTTTATGTGGACTCGTCCACGCACAATGAAAACCTTTAATCTCACGCCGGAATTCGCCAAATCCACCAAATCCCTCGCGGCCAATCAAGGTCTCTACAATGGATTTCTTGCGGCAGGTCTGATCTGGGGACTCGTATATCCGGATGCTGCCGTTGGACAGCATATTCAGATTTTCTTCCTGGCGTGTGTGATTATCGCGGCTCTCTATGGAGGGGCTACTTCTTCACGTTCCATCATCATTAAACAAGGTTTGCCTGCGATCATTGCGTTGTTGCTAGTTCTGTTCCTGTAA
- a CDS encoding GNAT family N-acetyltransferase has product MTIISNYYERPIEEQDIPFLWEMLYASLHRREGDEPFPIESIHTPGLSKYVEDWGREGDFGYVAVDQQGKRLGSITLRFYTDQNAGYGYVNAATPEMGMAVTEDARGKGVGTLLLQTALDEVERRRIAAVSLSVDPDNQAIRLYKRLGFVEESLNGTSVTMVRVSKLES; this is encoded by the coding sequence TTGACCATCATATCCAACTATTATGAACGCCCTATTGAAGAACAGGATATTCCTTTCCTGTGGGAGATGTTATACGCATCCCTGCATAGAAGAGAAGGCGATGAACCTTTTCCAATCGAAAGTATTCATACTCCCGGACTGTCCAAATACGTTGAAGATTGGGGAAGAGAAGGGGACTTCGGGTATGTTGCAGTTGACCAGCAGGGCAAGAGACTAGGTTCAATAACATTAAGATTCTATACGGATCAGAATGCGGGATACGGTTATGTGAATGCAGCTACGCCAGAGATGGGAATGGCTGTAACGGAAGATGCACGTGGAAAAGGAGTAGGTACCTTACTGCTTCAGACCGCATTAGATGAGGTTGAACGGCGGAGAATTGCAGCAGTCTCGCTTAGTGTTGACCCGGATAACCAAGCGATTCGCTTATATAAGCGGTTAGGATTCGTGGAGGAGTCCCTAAATGGTACATCGGTAACGATGGTGCGTGTAAGTAAACTTGAATCTTAA
- a CDS encoding MOSC domain-containing protein, giving the protein MGKVQFVLLADDPSTFVTRVVPFIDIELAGIPGDRHYGLLRPADSRQKIYKRGTPIANRRQLSIVSEEECALIAEKMYIPEVRPEWLGANLLVRGIDRLTELPAGTRLLFPNGTGLICEGENLPCVHPGKMIEQFYEQDGLRKKIVPAARKKRGIVCSVEREGVIHTGDTIEVIRLS; this is encoded by the coding sequence ATGGGAAAGGTTCAATTCGTCTTGTTGGCTGATGATCCATCCACATTTGTGACCCGAGTTGTACCTTTTATCGACATTGAACTTGCAGGAATTCCGGGTGACCGTCATTATGGTCTGCTTCGTCCGGCGGACTCACGTCAGAAAATCTACAAGCGTGGTACACCGATTGCGAATCGCCGCCAGCTCAGTATTGTGTCTGAGGAAGAATGTGCTCTTATTGCTGAGAAAATGTACATTCCTGAAGTGCGCCCAGAGTGGCTTGGTGCCAATCTACTGGTCCGTGGTATTGATCGATTGACGGAACTGCCTGCTGGAACGCGGCTCCTATTTCCGAACGGGACAGGGTTAATATGTGAAGGGGAGAACCTTCCCTGTGTACATCCGGGGAAAATGATTGAACAATTCTACGAACAGGACGGTTTGCGCAAAAAAATCGTGCCTGCGGCTCGCAAAAAACGTGGGATTGTGTGCTCGGTTGAAAGGGAGGGTGTAATCCATACGGGGGATACCATAGAAGTCATTCGCCTGTCCTGA